A region from the Stutzerimonas stutzeri genome encodes:
- the glmS gene encoding glutamine--fructose-6-phosphate transaminase (isomerizing) translates to MCGIVGAVAERNITAILLEGLKRLEYRGYDSAGVAVLDAKGQLHRLRRSGKVAELEQAQQQEELVGRLGIAHTRWATHGAPCERNAHPHFSGDELAVVHNGIIENHEALRAQLKALGYVFVSDTDTEVIVHLLRHKLDEVGDLTVALKSAVKELHGAYGLAVVNAKQPDRLLAARSGSPLVIGLGMGENFLASDQLALRQVTDRFMYLEEGDIAEIRRDSVQIWDVDGQPVERESVQYHEGAEAADKGEYRHFMLKEIHEQPKVVQRTLEGRLGDHQVLVEAFGPQAAELFAKVRNVQIVACGTSYHAGMVARYWLEELAGIPCQVEVASEFRYRKVVVQPDTLFVTISQSGETADSLAALRNAKSRTAEEGRYLASLAICNVGISSLVRESDLTLLTQAGPEIGVASTKAFTTQLVGLLLLTLSLGQVRGTLAPALEAELIDELRRLPTRLGEALAMDTTVEKISEHFAEKHHTLFLGRGAQYPVAMEGALKLKEISYIHAEAYPAGELKHGPLALVDADMPVVTVAPNNELLEKLKSNLQEVRARGGELIVFADREAGIENGEGTFIVSMPHIHDVLAPILYTLPLQLLSYYVAVLRGTDVDQPRNLAKSVTVE, encoded by the coding sequence ATGTGTGGCATCGTCGGCGCGGTTGCTGAACGCAACATCACTGCAATTCTGCTCGAGGGCCTCAAGCGCCTGGAATACCGAGGTTATGACAGCGCTGGCGTGGCCGTGCTGGATGCCAAAGGTCAGCTGCATCGCCTGCGTCGTTCCGGCAAGGTAGCCGAGCTGGAGCAGGCACAACAGCAGGAAGAGCTGGTGGGGCGTCTGGGCATCGCCCATACCCGCTGGGCCACCCATGGCGCCCCCTGCGAGCGCAACGCGCACCCGCATTTTTCCGGTGACGAGCTGGCGGTGGTACACAACGGCATCATCGAGAACCACGAGGCCCTGCGTGCGCAATTGAAGGCGCTGGGCTACGTATTCGTCTCCGACACCGATACCGAAGTCATCGTCCATCTGCTGCGCCACAAGCTCGACGAGGTCGGCGATCTGACCGTCGCGCTCAAGTCAGCGGTCAAGGAGTTGCACGGTGCCTATGGCCTAGCCGTGGTCAATGCCAAACAACCCGATCGGCTGCTTGCCGCCCGCAGTGGCAGCCCGCTGGTCATCGGGCTCGGCATGGGCGAGAACTTCCTCGCCTCCGACCAACTGGCCTTGCGTCAGGTGACCGACCGTTTCATGTATCTGGAAGAGGGCGATATCGCCGAAATCCGTCGCGACAGCGTGCAGATCTGGGATGTCGATGGTCAGCCCGTTGAACGCGAGAGCGTGCAGTATCACGAGGGCGCCGAAGCTGCCGACAAGGGCGAATACCGCCACTTCATGCTCAAGGAGATCCACGAGCAACCCAAGGTGGTGCAGCGCACCCTGGAAGGCCGTCTCGGCGATCACCAGGTGCTGGTGGAAGCTTTCGGCCCGCAGGCCGCCGAGCTGTTCGCCAAGGTGCGCAACGTGCAGATCGTCGCCTGCGGTACCAGCTACCATGCCGGTATGGTCGCGCGTTACTGGCTGGAAGAGCTGGCAGGGATCCCCTGCCAGGTGGAGGTCGCCAGCGAATTCCGCTACCGCAAGGTGGTGGTGCAGCCCGACACGCTGTTCGTGACCATTTCCCAATCCGGCGAGACCGCCGATTCCCTCGCGGCGCTGCGCAATGCCAAGTCGCGTACGGCCGAGGAGGGGCGCTACCTTGCCAGCCTGGCGATCTGCAACGTCGGTATCAGCTCGCTGGTGCGCGAGTCCGATCTCACCCTGTTGACCCAGGCCGGACCGGAAATCGGTGTCGCCTCGACCAAGGCGTTCACCACCCAGCTGGTCGGCCTGTTGCTGTTGACGCTGTCGTTGGGCCAGGTGCGCGGCACGCTGGCACCCGCGCTGGAAGCCGAACTGATCGACGAGCTGCGTCGCCTGCCGACCCGTCTGGGCGAGGCGTTGGCGATGGATACCACCGTGGAAAAAATCTCCGAGCACTTCGCCGAGAAGCACCACACGCTGTTCCTCGGCCGGGGCGCGCAGTATCCGGTAGCGATGGAAGGTGCGCTCAAGCTCAAGGAAATTTCCTACATCCATGCCGAGGCCTATCCGGCCGGTGAACTCAAACACGGCCCGCTGGCGCTGGTCGACGCGGACATGCCAGTGGTGACCGTGGCGCCGAACAACGAGCTGTTGGAAAAGCTCAAGTCCAACCTGCAGGAAGTGCGCGCGCGCGGCGGCGAGCTGATCGTCTTCGCTGATCGCGAAGCGGGTATCGAGAACGGCGAGGGCACCTTTATCGTCAGCATGCCGCACATCCACGATGTGCTGGCGCCGATCCTCTATACCCTGCCGTTGCAGCTATTGTCCTATTACGTTGCAGTGCTGCGCGGCACGGACGTCGACCAGCCGCGCAACCTGGCCAAAAGTGTGACGGTGGAATAA
- a CDS encoding TnsA endonuclease N-terminal domain-containing protein — MRGRRFASNQDIERHIANGFGAGAGAEYVPWLRVQDVPSMGRSWKIQGVKIDRIHHLLSDLERAYFLLCEFSEDVVDIREQYPLLPVESTQAIARAIGVRYPKYKTTSVPMVMTTDFLLSVKQPNGDVKSVARTIKYAKDLQGKGCARTLEKLEVERRFWVSQGVDWSIVTEELFTPDLILNLVFLRKFAKLPRALMDVPLHLQFIEILESIKGCPWSTSESLRKIGHRLSIPYTDARDIFFNLIWRKTIRIELSGAPLQLKSPLPDFSVFYPTEISTLSEKSS; from the coding sequence GTGCGAGGTCGTAGGTTTGCTTCAAATCAGGATATCGAACGGCACATCGCCAATGGGTTTGGAGCTGGCGCCGGAGCTGAGTATGTGCCTTGGTTACGTGTTCAGGATGTCCCTTCGATGGGGCGTTCCTGGAAAATCCAAGGTGTTAAGATTGATCGAATTCATCACCTCTTATCCGACCTTGAACGGGCGTACTTTTTACTCTGTGAGTTTTCAGAGGACGTTGTAGATATCCGCGAGCAGTATCCCCTACTGCCGGTGGAGAGCACCCAGGCGATCGCCAGGGCTATCGGTGTACGGTATCCAAAATACAAAACGACCTCTGTTCCTATGGTAATGACCACTGACTTTTTGCTGTCTGTAAAGCAGCCAAATGGAGACGTAAAGTCCGTTGCCAGGACGATCAAATACGCGAAAGACCTTCAAGGAAAAGGCTGTGCTCGCACGTTAGAAAAACTCGAAGTCGAGAGACGGTTCTGGGTGAGCCAAGGTGTAGACTGGAGCATCGTAACGGAGGAGTTGTTTACGCCCGATTTGATCCTGAATCTCGTATTTCTTCGCAAATTTGCCAAATTGCCTCGTGCCTTGATGGATGTCCCGCTGCATTTGCAATTCATCGAGATACTTGAATCAATAAAGGGTTGCCCTTGGTCAACGTCGGAGAGCTTGCGCAAGATTGGACACCGATTATCCATACCGTATACCGATGCTCGCGACATTTTCTTTAATTTGATCTGGCGGAAAACTATTAGGATTGAATTAAGTGGTGCGCCGTTACAGCTCAAGTCACCTTTGCCAGACTTCAGTGTTTTTTATCCCACTGAAATATCCACACTGAGCGAGAAGTCGTCATGA
- a CDS encoding methyl-accepting chemotaxis protein, giving the protein MLLLNRLSIQWKLTLLAGLCLLLIVGLLVGASLYQSRQTVALVNASSSTMLEESARNNLQARGLAQALRIERQFNDAYQYGLGLTRQVLSLREQSIERMSNAFELREDLRHQLEMALQANPDLIGLYAVFEPDALDDKDGMFIGNAEMGGNDSGRFSLYWSQRTPGQLNAEIMNEDLLGDTTPGISGAPYNAWYACPRDRGRVCLLDPYFDEVDGQQLLMTSIAFPLIEAGKVIGVVGVDISLASLQAFSEQAHQDLYQGEGQLSVISPAKLLGGHSRNAGLLGKPLSEAYGADSEAIGRAVDSGQKAMLQNGDMLRVLQPVQPIPELAPWAVLLEVPRQVLLAPALRLEQSLQLQSRKDGMVALAIGLVAVLVGLALMWLTARGVTRPIEGVAAMLKDIASGEGDLTRRLQYDRQDELGALAGWFNRFLDKLQPTIADVKRSVQDARSSADQSAVIASQTSAGMQQQFREVDQVATASQEMSATAQDVARNAAQAAEAARDVDQATHEGLRIIDHTTHSIGSLANELNQAMTQVESLAASSEQIGSVLEVIRAIAEQTNLLALNAAIEAARAGEAGRGFAVVADEVRNLAQRTQESIEEIRQVIERLQNGTQDVVTAMQGSRNQAQGSVDQVGQAVAALRKIGDAVAVISDMNLQIASAAEQQSAVAEEINRNVAGIRDVTESLSGQAEESAQVSQALNQLANNQQTLMGYFRV; this is encoded by the coding sequence ATGCTCTTGCTCAATCGCCTGTCCATCCAGTGGAAGCTCACTCTGCTGGCCGGTCTCTGCCTCCTGCTGATCGTCGGCTTGCTGGTCGGTGCTTCACTTTATCAATCCCGCCAGACCGTTGCCCTCGTCAATGCCTCGAGCAGTACCATGCTCGAGGAGTCCGCGCGCAACAACTTGCAGGCACGCGGTCTCGCGCAGGCACTGCGTATCGAACGGCAGTTCAACGACGCCTATCAGTACGGGCTGGGCCTGACGCGTCAGGTGTTGTCGCTGCGAGAGCAGTCCATCGAACGCATGTCGAATGCCTTCGAGCTGCGCGAGGATTTGCGTCATCAGCTGGAGATGGCGCTACAGGCCAACCCCGACCTGATCGGGCTGTACGCCGTCTTCGAGCCCGACGCGTTGGATGACAAGGACGGCATGTTCATCGGCAACGCCGAGATGGGGGGCAATGATAGCGGTCGCTTCTCACTGTACTGGTCGCAGCGTACGCCAGGTCAGCTCAACGCGGAAATCATGAACGAGGACTTGCTCGGCGATACGACGCCAGGGATCAGCGGCGCGCCTTACAACGCCTGGTATGCCTGCCCCCGCGATCGCGGCCGGGTCTGTTTGCTCGATCCCTATTTCGACGAGGTGGACGGCCAGCAACTGCTGATGACCAGCATCGCCTTTCCGCTGATCGAAGCCGGTAAGGTGATTGGCGTCGTCGGCGTGGACATCAGTCTCGCGTCGCTGCAGGCATTCAGCGAACAGGCGCATCAGGACCTTTACCAGGGCGAGGGCCAACTGAGCGTGATCAGCCCGGCCAAACTCCTGGGTGGTCACAGTCGCAATGCCGGCCTGCTCGGCAAGCCATTGAGCGAGGCGTACGGCGCGGACAGCGAGGCAATCGGCCGTGCGGTCGACTCGGGTCAGAAGGCGATGCTCCAGAACGGCGACATGCTGCGGGTGTTGCAGCCGGTGCAACCAATACCCGAACTCGCTCCCTGGGCCGTTCTGCTGGAAGTGCCGCGGCAGGTGCTGCTCGCGCCGGCGTTGCGTCTCGAGCAGAGCTTGCAGCTTCAGAGTCGCAAGGACGGCATGGTCGCCTTGGCCATCGGACTTGTTGCCGTGCTGGTGGGGCTGGCGTTGATGTGGCTGACCGCGCGCGGCGTCACCCGACCGATAGAAGGCGTTGCAGCCATGCTCAAGGATATCGCCAGCGGCGAGGGTGATCTGACGCGTCGGCTGCAATATGACCGCCAGGACGAGCTGGGCGCCCTGGCCGGCTGGTTCAACCGTTTCCTCGACAAGCTGCAACCAACCATCGCCGATGTGAAGCGGTCGGTGCAGGATGCCCGCAGCAGTGCCGACCAGTCGGCCGTGATCGCCAGCCAGACCAGTGCCGGCATGCAGCAACAGTTCCGTGAGGTCGACCAGGTGGCGACCGCGTCGCAAGAAATGAGCGCCACCGCGCAGGACGTGGCCCGCAACGCGGCCCAGGCGGCCGAAGCGGCACGCGACGTTGATCAAGCCACGCATGAGGGCTTGAGGATCATCGACCACACTACGCACAGCATCGGCAGCCTGGCCAACGAACTGAACCAGGCGATGACGCAAGTCGAGAGCCTGGCCGCGAGCAGCGAGCAAATCGGCTCGGTGCTCGAGGTGATTCGCGCAATCGCCGAGCAGACCAACCTGCTGGCACTCAACGCGGCTATCGAGGCTGCTCGGGCCGGCGAGGCTGGTCGCGGTTTTGCCGTGGTCGCTGATGAAGTACGCAACCTGGCTCAGCGAACACAGGAATCCATCGAAGAAATTCGCCAGGTCATCGAGCGTTTGCAGAATGGAACGCAGGATGTGGTGACGGCCATGCAGGGCAGCCGCAATCAGGCCCAGGGCAGCGTCGACCAGGTCGGGCAAGCGGTCGCGGCGCTGCGCAAGATCGGCGATGCGGTGGCGGTGATCTCCGATATGAACCTGCAGATCGCCAGTGCAGCCGAGCAGCAGAGTGCCGTCGCCGAGGAGATCAACCGCAACGTGGCCGGCATCCGCGATGTCACCGAGTCGCTGTCGGGCCAGGCGGAGGAGTCAGCGCAGGTCAGCCAGGCGCTCAACCAGCTGGCCAATAACCAACAGACGCTGATGGGTTATTTCCGTGTCTGA
- the glmU gene encoding bifunctional UDP-N-acetylglucosamine diphosphorylase/glucosamine-1-phosphate N-acetyltransferase GlmU yields the protein MSLDIVILAAGQGTRMRSALPKVLHPVAGQSMLGHVIATARQLSPDRIHVVIGHGADEVRQRLAADDLNFVVQAEQLGTGHAVAQALPALSAERVLILYGDVPLIEVATLERLLHKVGAQQIALLTVNLDDPTGYGRIVRDDQGVVQAIVEHKDASADQKLITEGNTGILAVPGERLGDWLGRLSNSNAQGEYYLTDVIAMAVADGLVVATEQPLDAMEVQGANDRRQLAELERHYQLRAAHRLMAQGVTLRDPARFDLRGEVTVGRDVLIDINVILEGKVVIEDGVEIGPNCVIRDSTLRRGAVIKANSHLEGAELGEGADCGPFARLRPGAVLGAKAHVGNFVEVKNSHLGEGAKAGHLAYLGDADIGSRTNIGAGTITCNYDGANKFRTVLGEDVFIGSNSSLVAPVSLGDGATTGAGSVITADVPAGTLALGRARQALIEGWQRPQKTRK from the coding sequence ATGTCGCTCGATATCGTCATCCTTGCTGCGGGCCAGGGGACGCGTATGCGTTCCGCCTTGCCGAAAGTCCTGCATCCGGTCGCCGGGCAGTCCATGCTCGGTCACGTTATTGCCACTGCACGGCAGCTCTCGCCTGATCGAATTCATGTCGTGATCGGGCACGGTGCCGACGAGGTTCGCCAGCGGCTGGCCGCCGATGATCTGAATTTCGTCGTCCAGGCAGAGCAGCTCGGTACCGGCCACGCGGTGGCGCAGGCGCTGCCCGCCCTGAGCGCCGAGCGAGTGTTGATCCTCTATGGCGATGTCCCCTTGATCGAGGTGGCCACGCTCGAACGGCTCTTGCACAAGGTCGGCGCGCAGCAGATTGCGTTGCTCACGGTTAACCTGGACGATCCGACCGGCTACGGCCGAATCGTGCGTGATGACCAAGGCGTGGTGCAGGCGATCGTCGAGCACAAGGACGCATCGGCCGACCAGAAGCTGATCACCGAAGGCAATACCGGAATTCTCGCTGTGCCGGGGGAGCGTCTCGGTGACTGGCTCGGGCGCCTCTCCAACAGCAACGCGCAGGGTGAGTACTACCTGACGGACGTCATCGCCATGGCGGTAGCCGATGGCCTGGTGGTCGCCACGGAGCAGCCACTGGATGCGATGGAGGTGCAGGGCGCCAATGATCGCCGCCAGCTCGCCGAACTGGAGCGGCATTACCAGCTACGTGCTGCTCACCGGCTGATGGCCCAGGGGGTCACGCTGCGCGATCCGGCGCGCTTCGATCTGCGTGGCGAGGTCACTGTCGGCCGTGACGTGCTGATCGACATCAACGTGATTCTCGAAGGCAAGGTCGTCATCGAGGATGGCGTCGAGATCGGTCCCAACTGCGTGATCCGCGACAGTACGTTGCGCCGTGGTGCAGTGATCAAGGCCAACAGCCATCTTGAAGGCGCCGAGCTCGGCGAGGGTGCCGATTGCGGTCCCTTTGCCCGCCTGCGTCCCGGCGCGGTGCTCGGTGCCAAGGCGCACGTCGGCAACTTCGTCGAGGTGAAGAACTCGCACCTGGGTGAGGGCGCGAAAGCCGGGCACCTGGCCTATCTGGGCGATGCGGATATCGGCTCCCGGACCAACATCGGCGCTGGCACCATCACCTGCAACTACGATGGTGCGAACAAGTTCCGCACGGTGCTGGGCGAAGACGTGTTCATCGGCTCCAACAGCTCGCTCGTAGCGCCCGTGAGCCTTGGCGATGGTGCGACCACTGGCGCCGGCTCGGTGATCACCGCCGACGTGCCGGCCGGGACCCTCGCATTGGGCCGCGCCCGGCAGGCATTGATCGAAGGCTGGCAACGCCCGCAAAAAACGCGCAAATAA
- a CDS encoding Mu transposase C-terminal domain-containing protein, whose product MKISVNDVFEPVTELSLLSTMARAIHLDEKHDALIVMDLTDPPRKPYSIGLEEFRVSLVSGDTKPVVMAVPEFLLVLEEDLDERARRDRDQKWALIAPLLDPAYPGQIFVHGEMGRLVSDRAAEAGVQRKTLYRLLYRYWFYGQVRNALLNNYSAVGVGSRNYSADKPPGRKPRFQGVLVSPAKLLSDIDKKCIRVCYALYVKNKKSTIDSAYNKMLNKYYSEKRLSKNPENEVVLLPQSEIPTFNQFNYWGKQFFDDTETDRGRMGLTKWLKDCRPLSGTVRDWLRGPCHQFEIDATIADIYLVNSYSRRMLIGRPVVYIVVDSFSGMIVGLYVGLEGPSWNGARQALFNAFTSKVEFCAQNGVDITPEDWDCRHLPHQIYADRGEMLGAAAEGLASGLGIDMGTAPPYRPDWKPMVESRFGILNDLTGIRWLPGGVAAREKERGERDYRLDATLNLKEFTQVLIECILHYNRFHRQPDRLTQAMMNDGVEPTPMGIWRWALENDLIQPNKRPDELIYLNLLPRERATVQKGGVLFRGMHYLCEMAIEKNWFAKARRNGVWAIDCWFDPNSAAHIWIQDENKEFLRCDLRRSDAKYADYRSDEIYDLLEAYRQVPPAHKRAERESQVGLVDKVEQIVGNAMAEKKLEPAAGSKAEAVANIRENRTEERLLEREQATVPDGIRADPVQPDAQSPSIVRESYAGPRTAQVIDLLKRVRPGQPK is encoded by the coding sequence ATGAAAATTTCAGTTAATGACGTCTTTGAGCCTGTCACGGAACTCTCCTTGCTCTCTACTATGGCGAGAGCAATTCACCTCGACGAGAAGCACGACGCACTGATTGTTATGGATCTAACGGATCCTCCTAGGAAGCCGTATTCGATTGGTCTTGAGGAATTCAGGGTGTCATTGGTATCAGGCGATACAAAGCCTGTGGTGATGGCAGTGCCAGAATTTCTACTGGTTTTGGAAGAAGATCTCGACGAGCGCGCGAGGCGTGATAGAGACCAAAAATGGGCTCTGATTGCGCCACTTTTGGACCCGGCCTATCCAGGGCAAATATTTGTTCATGGCGAGATGGGCCGATTGGTAAGTGATCGCGCCGCTGAGGCGGGTGTGCAGCGTAAAACGCTATATCGTTTGTTGTATCGATACTGGTTTTACGGGCAAGTAAGAAATGCGCTTCTTAACAACTATTCTGCTGTAGGTGTTGGGAGTCGTAATTACTCCGCTGATAAGCCGCCGGGACGAAAGCCAAGGTTTCAAGGGGTGTTAGTGTCGCCTGCCAAATTACTAAGCGATATCGACAAGAAGTGTATCCGAGTTTGTTACGCGCTTTACGTAAAGAACAAGAAGTCGACGATTGATAGCGCGTACAACAAAATGCTCAATAAATATTATTCGGAGAAGCGGCTTTCTAAAAATCCCGAAAACGAGGTCGTATTGCTTCCTCAATCTGAAATTCCGACGTTTAACCAGTTTAATTATTGGGGAAAGCAGTTCTTTGATGATACCGAGACTGATCGTGGACGCATGGGGTTGACGAAGTGGCTGAAGGATTGCCGTCCATTATCCGGTACCGTCCGCGACTGGCTTAGAGGTCCTTGTCATCAATTCGAGATCGACGCGACCATCGCTGACATTTACTTGGTCAACAGCTACTCCCGACGAATGCTTATCGGTCGCCCCGTGGTGTACATCGTAGTCGACAGTTTCTCAGGGATGATCGTTGGCCTTTATGTAGGCCTTGAGGGGCCTAGCTGGAACGGAGCTCGACAGGCGCTGTTCAACGCGTTCACCTCCAAGGTGGAGTTCTGCGCGCAAAACGGTGTTGATATCACTCCTGAGGATTGGGACTGTCGTCATCTGCCACATCAAATCTACGCCGATAGAGGTGAAATGTTGGGGGCTGCTGCTGAGGGGCTCGCGTCTGGCCTGGGTATCGATATGGGGACGGCCCCGCCATACCGACCGGATTGGAAACCGATGGTCGAGAGCCGCTTCGGCATCCTGAACGACTTAACCGGTATTAGGTGGCTCCCCGGCGGAGTAGCAGCCCGAGAGAAGGAACGCGGTGAGCGTGATTATCGGCTCGACGCGACGCTGAATTTGAAGGAGTTCACCCAAGTCCTCATCGAGTGCATTCTTCACTACAACCGTTTCCACCGACAGCCGGATCGTCTTACCCAGGCGATGATGAACGATGGCGTGGAGCCCACTCCGATGGGGATTTGGCGGTGGGCGTTAGAGAACGACCTTATCCAGCCTAACAAGCGACCTGACGAGCTGATTTATCTCAATCTGCTGCCTCGGGAAAGGGCCACCGTCCAAAAAGGTGGCGTGTTGTTTCGCGGCATGCATTATCTCTGCGAGATGGCTATCGAAAAAAACTGGTTCGCAAAAGCGCGTCGCAATGGCGTCTGGGCGATTGATTGCTGGTTTGATCCGAACTCTGCGGCGCACATCTGGATCCAGGACGAGAACAAGGAGTTCCTGCGTTGCGACCTGCGGAGGTCGGATGCGAAGTATGCGGATTATCGCTCGGACGAGATCTACGACCTCTTGGAGGCCTACAGGCAAGTGCCGCCAGCTCACAAACGAGCTGAACGGGAAAGCCAAGTTGGCTTGGTCGATAAAGTTGAGCAAATTGTCGGCAATGCAATGGCCGAGAAAAAGCTTGAACCCGCAGCCGGCTCTAAGGCTGAAGCAGTGGCTAATATCCGCGAGAATCGTACGGAAGAGCGGTTATTGGAGCGAGAGCAAGCGACTGTACCTGACGGTATACGTGCGGATCCCGTTCAACCTGATGCTCAGAGCCCTTCCATTGTCAGAGAGTCGTACGCTGGGCCGCGCACCGCGCAGGTTATCGATTTACTCAAAAGAGTTCGCCCGGGGCAGCCCAAATGA
- a CDS encoding F0F1 ATP synthase subunit epsilon, translating into MAMTVHCDIVSAEAEIFSGLVEMVIAHGNLGDLGIAPGHAPLITNLKPGPIRLIKQGGEAEVFYISGGFLEVQPNMVKVLADTVQRAADIDEAAAQEALKAAEKALHEQGAEFDYGSAAAHLAEVAAQLRTVQQLRKKFGG; encoded by the coding sequence ATGGCTATGACAGTCCATTGCGATATCGTCAGCGCGGAAGCGGAGATCTTCTCCGGTCTGGTCGAGATGGTGATTGCGCACGGTAACCTGGGAGATTTGGGTATCGCTCCGGGCCACGCGCCGCTGATCACCAACCTGAAGCCGGGTCCGATTCGTCTGATCAAGCAGGGTGGCGAAGCCGAGGTGTTCTACATCTCCGGTGGCTTCCTCGAAGTGCAGCCGAACATGGTCAAGGTCCTCGCCGATACCGTGCAGCGTGCTGCCGACATCGACGAAGCTGCGGCTCAGGAAGCCCTCAAGGCGGCCGAGAAGGCGTTGCACGAGCAGGGAGCGGAGTTCGACTACGGTTCCGCTGCCGCTCATCTGGCCGAGGTCGCAGCGCAACTGCGTACCGTCCAGCAGCTTCGCAAGAAGTTCGGCGGCTAA
- a CDS encoding DeoR/GlpR family DNA-binding transcription regulator produces the protein MSKRNTPQRRHAILALLNEQGEVSVDELSRRFETSEVTIRKDLAALEKNGLLLRRYGGAVPLPQELIGDTSQPVSPWKQAIARAAVGCIREHARIIIDSGTTTAAMIPQLGHKHGLLVMTNSLSVANALRELEHEPTLLMTGGTWDPHSESFQGQVAEQVLRSYDFDQLFIGADGIDLQRGTTTFNELLGLSRVMAEVAREVIVLAESDKIGRRIPNLELPWGDIHTLITDERLTVEARSSIQARGIKLICAAIETSQET, from the coding sequence ATGTCGAAACGCAACACTCCGCAGCGACGCCACGCCATACTCGCCCTACTCAACGAGCAGGGCGAGGTGAGCGTCGACGAGCTGTCCAGGCGTTTCGAAACCTCTGAAGTGACCATCCGCAAAGACCTCGCGGCCTTGGAAAAGAATGGCCTGCTGCTGCGCCGCTACGGTGGCGCGGTGCCTTTGCCGCAGGAGCTGATCGGCGACACCAGCCAACCCGTCTCGCCGTGGAAGCAGGCCATCGCCCGAGCCGCCGTTGGCTGTATCCGTGAACATGCGCGCATCATCATCGACAGCGGCACCACCACCGCGGCCATGATTCCGCAGCTGGGCCACAAGCATGGCCTGCTGGTCATGACCAACTCGTTGAGCGTTGCCAATGCGTTGCGTGAGCTGGAGCACGAGCCCACACTGCTGATGACTGGCGGTACCTGGGACCCACATTCCGAGTCGTTCCAAGGGCAGGTGGCCGAACAGGTGCTGCGCTCCTATGACTTCGACCAGCTGTTCATCGGCGCCGACGGCATCGATCTGCAACGCGGCACGACCACCTTCAACGAATTACTGGGCCTTTCGCGGGTCATGGCTGAAGTGGCTCGCGAGGTCATCGTGCTCGCCGAATCCGACAAGATCGGTCGGCGCATACCCAATCTGGAGTTGCCTTGGGGCGACATCCATACCCTCATTACGGACGAACGCCTCACGGTCGAGGCGCGTTCGAGCATTCAGGCCCGCGGCATCAAGCTGATCTGCGCGGCCATCGAAACCTCTCAGGAGACCTGA